A stretch of Clostridium formicaceticum DNA encodes these proteins:
- a CDS encoding FxsA family protein has product MLLKLILLFTIVPIVELAILLKLSNYIGLGYTLLIVLITGILGASLARSEGRGVIRRIKLEMAQGRMPGDELINGLCVVVGGALLLTPGIFTDVIGFSLVIPVTRAAIKSTVRGKIKKMIEEGSFMFYYRK; this is encoded by the coding sequence ATGCTATTAAAACTTATTTTATTATTTACAATTGTTCCTATTGTAGAATTGGCTATCTTACTAAAGCTAAGTAATTATATAGGGTTAGGATATACTTTGCTGATTGTTTTAATTACTGGTATATTAGGCGCATCTTTAGCTAGAAGCGAAGGAAGAGGTGTTATTAGAAGGATTAAGCTAGAAATGGCACAAGGAAGAATGCCGGGAGATGAATTGATTAATGGTTTATGTGTGGTGGTAGGAGGAGCATTGCTATTAACCCCTGGGATATTTACAGATGTTATAGGTTTTTCTCTTGTGATTCCTGTCACTAGAGCTGCTATCAAAAGCACTGTAAGAGGTAAAATTAAGAAAATGATTGAGGAAGGAAGCTTTATGTTTTATTATAGAAAATAA
- a CDS encoding acyl-CoA thioesterase produces the protein MRESYSEIQVRYQETDQMAVVYHGNYFTWFEVGRTTLLRDMGYSYKQLEQENIMLPVVEVKCIYKEPAKYDDEIVIETKVREMKGIRITFEYNIIRKKDERLLATGETTHAFVDTNLKPINFKKTHPAIYEALIKNS, from the coding sequence TTGAGAGAAAGTTATAGTGAAATACAAGTAAGGTATCAAGAGACGGATCAAATGGCAGTGGTTTATCATGGCAATTATTTTACATGGTTTGAGGTGGGAAGAACAACTTTGTTAAGAGACATGGGTTATTCTTACAAGCAATTAGAGCAGGAAAATATTATGTTGCCAGTAGTCGAAGTGAAATGCATCTATAAAGAACCGGCTAAGTATGATGATGAAATTGTTATAGAAACAAAAGTGCGGGAAATGAAAGGGATTAGAATTACTTTTGAATATAATATTATTAGAAAAAAGGATGAAAGATTATTGGCAACAGGTGAAACTACCCATGCTTTTGTAGATACAAACTTAAAACCAATAAACTTTAAAAAAACACATCCTGCTATTTATGAAGCGTTGATTAAAAATTCCTAA
- the pyk gene encoding pyruvate kinase, with product MKKTKIVCTLGPASEEKEVFKQLVENGLNVARLNFSHGTHEEHGKRIETVKEVREELNLPVAILLDTKGPEIRTGKFEDPEVYLQEGQTFTLTTREVLGNAIICSISYSGLAKDVKAGDSILIDDGLIGLRVQKIIDETDIECIVENAGVVKNHKGVNVPGVKINLPAITDKDKADIEFGIKMDIDFIAASFVRKPEDVLAIRKILEENNAEHIQIISKIENQEGVDNLDAIIEVSDGIMVARGDLGVEIPTEEIPLVQKNMIEKCNKVAKPVITATQMLDSMIRNPRPTRAEVTDVANAILDGTDAIMLSGETAAGKYPIEAVKTMTSIAKRIETSIDYRTLLRNKAIERETTITDAISNATCVTAMDLQASAIVTATSSGHTARMVSKFRPKAPIIATTTKERVRRRLSLVWGVNSILIEEMGSTDDIFHAAIQSALQQGMIQRGELVVITAGVPVGVAGTTNLIKAHIVGDILLNGTGIGKGAATGKVVVVDATQESEVNIEAGDILVTQFTDKDLIPYMEIAGAIVTEEGGLTSHGAIVGLNLGKPTVVGANHATNKLKDGDIVTVDAKTGLIYSGKTRVL from the coding sequence ATGAAAAAAACCAAAATTGTATGCACCTTAGGACCAGCAAGTGAGGAAAAAGAAGTATTCAAACAACTAGTGGAAAATGGATTAAATGTAGCCAGATTAAATTTTTCCCATGGAACCCATGAAGAACATGGAAAGAGAATAGAAACTGTCAAGGAAGTCAGAGAAGAGCTAAATTTACCTGTAGCGATTCTTCTTGATACGAAGGGACCAGAAATAAGAACAGGAAAGTTTGAAGATCCGGAGGTTTATCTTCAAGAGGGACAAACCTTTACGCTAACTACAAGGGAAGTTCTAGGAAATGCCATCATCTGTAGTATAAGTTATAGTGGCTTAGCGAAGGATGTGAAGGCAGGGGATAGCATTTTGATTGATGATGGTTTAATCGGATTAAGGGTGCAGAAAATCATTGATGAAACTGATATAGAATGTATTGTTGAAAATGCAGGAGTGGTAAAGAATCATAAAGGTGTTAATGTGCCAGGGGTAAAAATTAATCTCCCTGCTATTACAGATAAAGATAAAGCTGATATTGAATTTGGTATTAAAATGGATATTGATTTTATTGCTGCTTCCTTTGTCAGAAAACCTGAGGATGTGCTAGCTATCAGGAAAATACTGGAGGAAAATAACGCGGAGCATATCCAAATTATCTCTAAGATTGAAAACCAAGAAGGTGTAGATAACTTAGATGCAATTATTGAAGTGTCTGACGGAATTATGGTGGCTAGGGGAGACTTAGGGGTAGAGATCCCTACAGAGGAAATACCTTTGGTACAAAAAAATATGATTGAAAAATGTAATAAGGTAGCAAAGCCAGTTATTACTGCTACACAAATGCTGGACTCAATGATAAGAAATCCTAGACCTACTAGAGCAGAGGTGACAGATGTAGCAAATGCTATTTTAGATGGTACAGATGCTATCATGCTATCGGGAGAAACTGCTGCTGGTAAGTATCCTATTGAAGCCGTAAAAACCATGACAAGTATTGCTAAAAGGATCGAAACTTCTATAGACTATAGAACATTGTTGAGAAATAAGGCCATTGAAAGAGAAACTACCATTACAGATGCTATTAGTAATGCTACATGTGTAACGGCTATGGACCTCCAAGCCTCTGCAATTGTTACAGCTACTTCTTCAGGGCATACAGCAAGAATGGTATCAAAGTTTAGGCCAAAAGCGCCAATTATAGCTACAACTACGAAAGAAAGGGTACGCAGAAGATTAAGCTTAGTATGGGGCGTAAATTCAATTTTAATCGAAGAAATGGGTTCAACAGATGATATTTTCCATGCTGCAATACAATCGGCATTACAACAAGGTATGATTCAAAGAGGAGAATTAGTGGTGATTACTGCGGGTGTACCGGTAGGTGTTGCTGGAACAACCAATTTGATTAAAGCCCATATCGTTGGAGATATTCTCTTGAATGGTACAGGTATAGGTAAGGGAGCAGCTACAGGGAAGGTGGTAGTTGTAGATGCTACACAAGAAAGTGAAGTAAACATAGAAGCAGGAGATATTCTGGTTACACAATTTACTGACAAGGATTTAATTCCTTACATGGAGATTGCCGGAGCAATTGTAACAGAGGAAGGTGGATTAACCAGCCATGGGGCTATTGTAGGTCTAAACTTAGGAAAGCCTACTGTAGTAGGAGCGAATCATGCTACAAATAAACTAAAGGATGGAGATATTGTAACAGTAGATGCAAAAACAGGATTAATTTATAGCGGAAAAACAAGAGTATTGTAA